One Coregonus clupeaformis isolate EN_2021a chromosome 33, ASM2061545v1, whole genome shotgun sequence DNA window includes the following coding sequences:
- the LOC121549051 gene encoding crooked neck-like protein 1: MASTAAGKQRIPKVAKVKNKAPAEVQITAEQLLREAKERELELLPPPPKQKITDEEELNDYKLKKRKGFEDNIRKNRTVISNWIKYAQWEESLKEVQRARSIYERALDVDHRNIALWLKYAEMEMKNRQVNHARNIWDRAITILPRVNQFWYKYSYMEEMLGNIAGCRQVFERWTEWEPEEQAWHSYINFELRYKEVDKARSIYERFVIVHPDVKNWIKYARFEEKHGYIAHGRKVFERSVEFFGEEHVNENLFVAFARFEEKQKEFERVRVIYKYALDRIPKHQAQELFKFYTVFEKKFGDRRGIEDVIVSKRRFQYEEEVKASPHNYDAWFDYLRLVESDADPDTAREVYERAIANIPPIQEKRHWRRYIYLWINYALYEELEVKDPERTRQVYQACLDLIPHKKFTFAKIWLLYGQFEIRQKNLQAARRGLGTAIGKCPKNKLFKGYIELELQLREFDRCRKLYEKYLEFAPENCTTWIKFSELETILGDTERARAIFELAIGQPRLDMPEVLWKSYIDFEIEQEEYDNTRGLYQRLLQRTQHVKVWISYAQYELSIDTSDRLQRCRGIFEEANKGLRSCEEKEERLMLLESWKEFEQEFGSDTTRERVKKLLPEKVKKRRKLTAEDGSDAGWEEYYDYIFPEDAANQPNLKLLAMAKMWKRQQQEDDDEEEEDEEEEEEENNGVVDRGSGKEMEEDDDRRVERDGDGEIDGEENGRGEKGRDKEMSEDSASPSSENPMVSEPGPEKDSKESTYDDRDDSDESSSSDSSSGSDSSSSSDSDKDGGEKQPRKSKKDSVND, translated from the exons ATGGCATCCACTGCGGCAGGGAAACAGAGGATACCGAAAGTGGCTAAG GTGAAAAACAAAGCTCCAGCAGAGGTACAAATCACAGCTGAGCAGTTGCTCAGGGAGGCAAAGGAGAGGGAGCTCGAGCTTTTGCCACCGCCGCCCAAACAGAAAATCACTGATGAAGAGGAGTTGAACGATTACAAGTTGAAGAAGAGGAAG GGATTTGAAGACAACATCAGAAAGAATCGTACTGTTATCAGCAACTGGATAAAATACGCACAATGGGAGGAGAGCCTGAAAGAAGTCCAGAG GGCTCGCTCTATTTACGAGCGTGCTCTGGATGTAGACCACCGGAACATTGCTCTGTGGCTGAAGTATGCCGAAATGGAGATGAAGAACCGGCAGGTGAACCACGCCCGCAACATCTGGGACAGAGCCATCACCATCTTGCCCCGTGTCAACCAGTTCTG GTACAAGTACAGTTACATGGAGGAGATGCTGGGAAACATTGCTGGCTGCAGACAGGTGTTTGAGCGCTGGACAGAGTGGGAACCAGAGGAACAAGCCTGGCACTCCTACATCAACTTTGAGCTGCGCTACAAGGAGGTCGACAAGGCCCGCTCCATCTATGAGAGAT TTGTGATTGTCCACCCTGACGTGAAGAATTGGATCAAGTATGCCCGTTTTGAAGAGAAGCACGGCTACATCGCCCATGGGAGGAAGGTGTTTGAGAGATCGGTGGAGTTCTTTGGCGAGGAGCATGTCAATGAGAACCTCTTTGTGGCCTTCGCCAGATTtgaagagaaacagaaagag TTTGAGCGCGTTCGAGTAATCTACAAATACGCCCTGGACAGAATCCCCAAGCATCAGGCTCAGGAGCTCTTCAAGTTCTACACTGTATTTGAGAAGAAGTTTGGAGACCGGAGAGGAATTGAGGACGTCATCGTCAGCAAGCGGAGATTTCAGTATGAGGAGGAAGTCAAG GCAAGCCCACACAATTACGACGCATGGTTTGATTACCTCCGCCTGGTGGAGAGCGATGCGGATCCTGACACTGCCAGGGAGGTCTATGAGAGAGCCATCGCCAACATCCCTCCTATACAGGAGAAGAGGCACTGGAGAAGATACATTTACCTGTGGATAAACTACGCTCTATATGAAGAACTGGAGGTCAAG GACCCAGAGAGAACAAGACAGGTGTACCAGGCATGTCTGGATCTCATCCCTCACAAAAAG TTCACATTTGCCAAGATTTGGCTACTGTACGGCCAGTTTGAAATCCGCCAGAAGAACCTTCAAGCAGCCAGACGAGGCTTG GGCACTGCCATTGGTAAATGTCCAAAAAACAAGCTGTTCAAGGGCTACATTGAGCTGGAGCTGCAGCTCAGAGAGTTTGACCGATGCAGGAAGCTCTATGAGAAGTACCTGGAGTTTGCCCCAGAGAACTGCACCACCTGGATCAAGTTCTCTGAGCTGGAGACCATTctaggagacacagagagggccCGGGCCATCTTCGAGCTGGCCATCGGACAGCCACGACTGGACATGCCAGAG GTGTTGTGGAAGTCCTACATCGACTTTGAAATTGAGCAGGAAGAGTATGACAACACCAGAGGCCTCTACCAGAGACTGTTGCAGCGCACACAGCACGTCAAG GTCTGGATCAGCTATGCCCAGTACGAGCTGTCCATCGATACCTCGGACCGGCTGCAGAGGTGTAGGGGGATCTTTGAGGAGGCCAACAAGGGTCtgaggagctgtgaggagaaGGAGGAGCGTCTGATGCTGTTGGAGTCCTGGAAGGAGTTTGAGCAGGAGTTTGGTTCGGACACGACCAGGGAGAGGGTGAAGAAACTGCTGCCGGAAAAGGTGAAGAAGAGGAGAAAGCTCACAGCAGAGGATGGG TCGGATGCAGGGTGGGAGGAGTACTACGACTATATCTTCCCTGAGGATGCAGCCAACCAGCCCAACCTCAAGCTACTCGCCATGGCCAAGATGTGGAAGAGGCAGCAACAAGAAGATGATGacgaagaggaggaagatgaggaggaagaagaagaagaaaacaaTGGAGTAGTGGATAGAGGTAGTGGcaaagaaatggaggaagatgacgacagaagagtggagagagatggagatggagaaatAGATGGAGAAGAAAACGGAAGAGGGGAGAAAGGTAGAGACAAAGAAATGTCAGAAGACTCGGCATCACCATCATCAGAAAATCCTATGGTCAGTGAGCCTGGGCCTGAAAAAGACTCCAAAGAGAGCACATATGATGACCGAGATGATTCTGATGAAAGCAGCAGTAGTGATAGTAGCAGCGGTAGtgatagtagcagcagtagtgatAGTGACAAAGATGGTGGTGAGAAACAGCCCAGGAAGAGCAAAAAGGATTCAGTGAATGATTAG